Within the Miscanthus floridulus cultivar M001 chromosome 2, ASM1932011v1, whole genome shotgun sequence genome, the region GGATATATAAATTAATATTTTCAAATGGTTCTTGGATTCTGTGTATGCtcatgtttttcttcttttgccAATGCAGCCCCTGACTCATTGGAAGGCAGTAAAGGCTCTAACTCATACATGTCCGGTAGCAAACCACAGAAGCATGGGAAAGAAACCATTACATGCCCTACGGCTTTTCAGGGCCAGGGAGGAGATGCTCGTGACAAGCAATCTCCCATTGTAAATAGGAGCATTTTCAATGGTGTTGATGCTGATGTGTTTGCCCGATTTAAAGTTTTGTAGTCCCGAATTGATAATGTAAACTCCTTCAGTGAGACTGACTGTGGGGAGCAGCAAGAGACCATATGCAGTTGAAGATGCTGTTATGGAGAGACTGGAAGTTTTGAAGTCTCGTCCTGACAATATAACCTCTTTGAGTCAGGAAAGCAACAAACACCAGCTAGATGCAAGCATAAACAGTGCAGATGATGTTGATGATGCTGTTATGGCTATGCTGGGAATTTTGGAGTCCCATCCTAATAGTGCAGCCCTATTGGGACAGGAAAACAGCAAGCAACAACTGGATGCGAGAACAAATAGAGAAAATGGGACTGATGATGCTGTTATGGCTAGGCTGAGAATTTGAAATCTCGACCTGATAATGAAACCTCAATGGGTGATGCCAACAAGGAGCAGCAAGGCGCATGTAGTCATCAATTAAATGGGGACGACCTTGGTGTTGTATCCAATGGAGCCATTAGCAACACCCTGAGTGAGAAGTGCTCTAAGTTTACGCACTCTGATGATTTGGCAGATCATTTGGGAGGAAAAGATTCAGTAGGTGGCCTGGACACATTTGGTGATGGAAACTGTGCTAGGGAGGAAAAGGAGGTAGGTGGTTCAGCAGATGTTGCTACCCCCATGAGGTGCAAAGGTACATCTGACGAAGTGAGCATCGAAAGCGCAGTACATGGTGAACATAATCTTGGTGAAAACCATGTGTGTCTTCAAACTGCTGGGGACTCTCATGTTTGGACAGAAGGGTGTCAGGAAGTGCCCTAATCTCCTTTCCAGTTGATCAGTATGGTGGTTCACCTACAGAGTGGGAGCATGTGCTGAAGGAGAATTTCTTCCATCCTTGCAAATAGGCGAAATCTGAACCCTAAACTGGAAGGCTATTGTTTCAGCTCATGTTGCCTCAAAATGCTGATGCTTCTTGTAAATACGATATTAAACATCCTCTCCTCCCCAACCTTTGTCTGTATGTTCAATAATCTGCGTATAGGTGATCAAGGAAACACGCTGTGCCCCCGATGGTGCTGTATGGAAGTAATCTTGGTTTGTCTGCTTGGGTCTATGCCAAAGTTTATCCTTTTTCTTAGATAAGGGAACAAAGTTCCAGCCTCTATCATTCGCGAATGGTACACAGCTGATGCCAAAGTTTATCTATAAACAACACTTGTATGTTCTGGACCAAGAGTGAATTATTGTATATGTTTACTTCCGCAAAATTTGAATATTGTGGGCTGTGCACTTGTGCAGTCTGTTGACCCTGCTTGGCTGCTTTTGTTCAGCAGGTGGAACTCGcctttttttttgagagagaggaACTACGGGCCCCCCCTAGTTTCGAGACCATAGAAAAATTTAACCCATGCTGTGAACTGTGAAGTTGAGTTCCATTTGCCGAAGTTCAGAGATGCCATTTCTGTGGCTGTTGGCaacagtggcggacccaggatcTGAGAGCCGGGTAGTCCTggtaaaaaaaaatcatgtgtaaTACTATAAAATCCAAACAAAAAGTTCGACAAACATAGCTATAAATTAACCAAATTACGATAATACATTTAAAAGGTTTGAAACTTacataaatactccctccatactggtaAAGAAAGTCGTTTATGATATGATTTAGCATATcaaggagtgattaattaagGGATATTTTCCCTGTTTTCCCTTATTAAATAGGGTTGCGGGTATTGCCTATCCAATAAACTTTCGTAGCTAGACTGGTAAGCGCGCTGCAGCCCGATGCACGAGGTATTCGGTTCGATCCCTCTCGGGTGTGTTATTTTTTTTTGAAGAGCTCGTGGATTTGCGATGTCTTCGGCCTAGACTGAGACGAGAGAGACCGTGGACCAGTTTTTGAAGAGTAGTAATAGAATTTTGGGCCAAATTTGTGGGTAGTCCTCGGACTACCCATGCTACCCGCTGGGTCCGCCCATGGTTGGCAAAGGTGTCTCCATGTCTTTCTGGTTGGATACTGGATTGGCCCTGCTCCCCTCTCGAGTGCCTGGAAGGGCAGCAGAAACGCCTTCGCCTAGTCCGGTGAAATGGTGACCCTTGTCAGGTGCTCTGAGATCCTACCTCGGATCTTCGTTCTTGAGCTCTTCGTGCACAGAGTAAAGTCGAGCGAACGGACCTAAATCTTTTAGGCGAATTCCTTGAgaatatgaaacatttcatgcttttctttctcttcttcctttcACTCCCATCTCATAAATCTTTGTATGCggtcaccaaaaaaaaaaaaaactttgtatgTCAGTATCCCGAACTTTTGCATACCTTAATATATATTCAGGGCTTATTTGACAAAGCGCCCGTAGCAACTTCTAGATTGAATTAAGGAGGAGCTTCACGAGATAGTTTTTTTACTAAGAAATGATTATACACTAGTTTTGTGAAGTGATTCTTTGAAATGAACTAGAAGATTGTGAGCTGGAAAAAGTAGCATATCTTGGTTTTGTGAATCTTTTTAATCACTTTCAGGCATAGAATCACTTCTCTCAATAAAAGACCGAAATGACAACCAAATTGAGGTTGAACGTGAGCCCCAAATTTTTTTCTCCAAACCGTTGAGCGATGTATTGGCTATGTCCCAGAGGTTAACTCAAGCCTCTCTTCTAGTTTTTGCTAAGATCACATGGTCCCAATGTATCTACTGACATATGAACTAGGCTGGAAAGGCGCGAAAGCCAAACAAGCAAAGAATAAAGAGAAACACACAAAAAAGAAATCGGATCACCCTGTCCAAACTGTATGACCCAGTTTTTATAGTGAAAACTATATTGCCTTGTTTTCAAACCAGATGACTCTTTTCATGGATTTTAGCTCTAGAAGGTTTTGGACAAAAAGGCAAAATCCATTCGAACGATCTTCAAAAATTCTGAATTTTGAACCAAAGCTTCACAACAATATGATAAAAACAGCCCCAAGAAGATCTCCCTAAAAAACACAAGTCTCAAAACCGGGTCACATGGTTTCCAAACCGATGACCCTATTTCTCTAGAAAATAGGAAACTTGCCAAAAATCCAAAACTACTTCAAATCACCTCAAAAAATGTGAAACTTGGTTTAGACCTTGACGAACTCATGGTAAGGTAATTCCATGGGATCTTTCCAGAAAGGTCTGGGCTTAACCTCAAATTGAATAATCCCTCTCCAAAACTAGGGTTCACTCAATAAGGCTCAATTTCAAGAGAATAGGGTGCTAGTGGAAAATTTGTTGGAGGAAAAGCCTAGATATGTTCCCTTGTGGTCATAGCTCGATTGAGCACAATAATCAACCAAAAATAGCCATCTCAAACAGGTCACGAAAACAAGGGTTTTGGAGAACAAAAAGAGGAATTTTGGATGCCAATTCGTGGGTAGTTTGGTGCTGGGCTTAATATCATCATGTACCCATGTCTAAAGGCTCCAAGAAACATTTCTAAATCATCCAAGAACTCAGATCAATCACCGCTCCAAAAATCACCAAGAAAAGGTGACAAAAATTCACAAAAGGATTCAAAAAAGGAGGGGCACAAGAGACGAGTCTGATAAGATTTTCTTCATTACAGTTCAATCATGAATTCATCATACATCAAAATAGCCTTCCTCCCACTTTTGTGAGTGTTGACTACATGAGGCCCTGGTACTCTCATGGCCTCATCAGGGCTATAATTGGCTACCCTCAAGAGGGCGTGGGTTAGGCCAATTGGTCTAGGATGAATCCAAACCAGGGGTGCCTCACCGACTTGGTGAACAAGGCATATGCATGATATACATAGAAAATGAGTctattgtaaccgactaggaaacCAACCTATAAACTGATCAAGATTctatctgtaaccctacctctttAACTATACAAGGAGGGGTAGGGAGCCCTGTACCTCAACCCATAGCGGTACCCAATAGACAATAGTTGTGATCTCGCAATCAACCTGAGTATATGAAGCACAAGCAATAAACCTCCCCTACATAGGGTACCCCACCTGAACTAGTTTAAATCTGTGTCCTATGTGCTATCCTCTGATCTACTGCATGAGATTTATGAATTACTAGTTGGAGGTAAAAACACTGATAGTGAGAAACTAGCCTAAGAAAGAATCACACCTCTCTATCTTGACTCCTCTAATCTTTAGAGCACTTGGCTAACCCTAGGAAATAAATAGGTGGTGGCTATATTTTTGGGCACATGAACCACTTAGCCACtggggctattacacattccatGTACCCCAAGGTTTAGACATGAACCACTTAGCCACCGGGACAAAATGGTCAAAGTTGATTGTCGGATATCTATACCTGGGTATCCAAGCCAAAGGATTAAAGAGCGTCACGTCGCCTCATCCGATGGTTAAAGACGCAACTacggcctcgtccgacccctaggggccGGGCCACATCTCGTCTGACACCGAGGACGAGGTTTCCACCTCGTTCGACTCCCAGGGGCCGGGCCACGTCTCATTCGGTCCCATGGGGAGGGccccgtctcgtccgacccccaggGGTCGGATTCCGTCTCACCCGACTCCCAGGGAGAGATTTCCGCCTTGCCCAATCCTTGGGGATCGGAACTGTTACCGGACCAAAGCAGTGGTCCTAGGGTAGGGCTcgaaccgcttcaaccactatggCATGGAAGCGCACGCCCGGGAGCACGTCTTGGACGTGTCCTGATGCGACTGGCGGTCGCATCGGACCATGCTGGGAAACTCGCGTCGCCCATCACGTCAACAGGCCAGCACTGTGCCaccaactccctgcctgaccaccaTCCAACGTTAGTCAACCAGCGTtagttgactggcactgtaccgcTAGCCCCCTGCATGGCTTCTAtcaggggaccctttgaccattccgtcCACTCGAATGGAATGGAAGACAAGAAAGGCACACGACGCCCACACGTAAGCTGTAGCAGCCAATAGGACCCCAGTACAACGCCGCTACCACCATGATCTACAGGGTTAGCGGGACCCACGTGAAGAGGAGGACGGTGCACCTCCGaaagccttatttctctttctttttccccctcttccctttggttgtaacccctgctttcccttgacctataaaagggaaagcagggcgtcccgcTAAAGGGATGGTGAATCCTTGAACAAACACATCGTATCACACCAAagacttgggagctacctccctctctcgctagtttgtaaccccctactacaaactcagtgctagtaacatgagcagctcaaaactggacgtagagacattcaacccaaaccagtataatccttgtatcCTCTTAGCACGTCATCCggtgcttactcgaaacaccgatagttagcatactaggtaggggccttttgcacgtTTCGACATAAACactaggcctcagatggctagtcatgacatcagctgggtcccgggcacaCACGTGCGCTTCGGAGACCTGGACTTTATCATCATGGCGAAGAGAGAGAGCTGGCACGAGCGCTCATCGTCGCCCAACCCCTCCACTCCGCTAGCCTCAACACGATCGCTGAGGCACTCGAGGAGCTATAGCTGCATGCACCGAAGGCCCACGCCCCTAGGAGCAGCCAACTCCTTGACTTTGACTATGGGAGGTTGGAACATCAGCTCGacgtcttcctaggaccccaacagTCCTAGGAAGACTTGCGCCACCTCATCTTCTTGTTCGCCAACATCATGACACAACTTACTgggggagagccgctctccctagaatacctcatccgtagcgccccgacagtgctcccgttcggtctccacaacaCCGCAGAGACTGTTGGCCAGCTTATGGTGGAATGCATGATTTCGTCCCCCACGAGCGACAAGTTCGTGGGGGCGATCGAACACATCACGAAATCTTTCCTCGACCTCCTCGCAGAGGAGCCAGAGTTGctctctagctctgactctagcagggggagccatcacccctcttgtgaatgcttcatgataggtacccccgagggacatgtcgagagcatccatgaggaggaggctaccctgacCAACAACCTCAATGACGAGGTCAAGGGGGGGGGGGTGCAGGAGCCCCACCTTACCTGCAGGTGGAGTAGCTGAAGGCCCGACACCTGGAGCTTGAGGAAGCGTGACTCCAGCTCAAGCAGGAACGCGTGGAGCTCTATCacgagatcgagcgccacggagacagaggacgcacatgcgccatggcccatgacatgaactggaggatcatcgaggacgatcaGGGCCTCCCGCACTTCGCctaggcaagccaaaacatcactgCTATGGCAGCCTTGCTTAGGGGGCTTCTAGAGCCCACGACGCTCGAGGATCGATGGGCCCACCACGAGGTTCGAATGCTGCTCGAGTGTGCGGCTAAGCAGCAGACTAagagctcgctgtctcggtgatgggagctcgatgccagccagcaCTCGCCCTCCGTGCGGCCCAATagggacgcatcagtccaccaagcgcTACATGGTGGTAGGCCATGCATCACAGTTCTGGTGTAGGAGCGCCTCGACCGCAACCGTGACGCatgtgacaccctcgacgcccccTAGCATACCCGCAATGATGTGGGGGAGGGAGCCAGCTATGGTTACCACCCATGATGGGGTGGACGATATGACCACGAGGAGGACTAGAGTCATAGCCCCGAGCCAACGAGACCCTAGGCTTTTGGTTGGCATATCCTCAAGGCGGCACTCCCACCTCGATATCGCCCGTCGACTAACGTCCCAAAATACTCCGGCGAAATGAACCCTAgcttgtggctcgaggactatCGGCTCACCTACTAGGCCAGTGGTGCGGTTAGTGATGACTTCATCATCTGCAATCTCCCCCTATTCCTGGCCAACTCAGCGCGAACATGGCTGGAGCACTTTCCGCCCAACTGCATTCAGAGTTGGGTGGACCTGAAACAAACCTTCGTAGGGAACTTGTAGGGCACTTACACACACCCTAGGAACCCCTAGGACATGAAGAATTGCTAATAGAAATTGGGTGAGACTCTCTGTGAGTACATCAGatgcttctctcggtagtgcaatgagcttcctAATGTCACCGATGCCGACATCATTGGAGCCTTCTTGTcagggaccacctatgagtccctgatccacaagttgggatgtaagggcccatggactaccaaggaactcctcgacatcTCGACTAGCCATGCTTCTGGTGAGGAGGCGGTGGGAGCAATTATTGATTACTCCATAGGCAAGGTGAAGTGGGATGATGATGTCGATGAAGGCCCCTCCGACTGCTCTAATAAGAAGAAGAACCTAACATGGTGTGGGGGCTCGCTTGTGGCCACTACTGAGTGAAAGGTCGATTGGGCAATGACCAAGGGCATCCCCGATCACTTTGATaagctgctcgaggggccatgcccaaaccacgccttccttgTCAAGCACATGTACAAGGACTGCTCCCTCATGAAGCGCTTCTTCACTGGTGGCTCCAAGAaatgggagcagaagaagaagcccGAGGCAGAAGCCGATGCCGTCGAAGAgaaggacggtggctttccaTCACcaaatggctacctcatgatcttcagtgggCCAGAGGCATATGGCTCCAAGTGATGACAGAAGCTCACGCATTGAGAGGTCTATGAAGCCGAGCCTGCCACGCCCACTTTCCTCAAATAGTCAGGGTCTCCCATAACCTTCAACCGATCTGACCACCCGGATAGCGTTGTACACCCAGGCAGGTACTCACTCGTGGTTGACCCTATTGTTGGCATGAAGCAGCTcaccaaggaactgatggatggaggtagtggcctcaacatcatgtacgtcgAGACGCTTGATGCTATGGGCATCGATCGAATGCGCATCCGGCCGACTagggtgcctttccatggcatcatgccgaGAAAGCAGGCCATACCAATCAggtagatcgacctacccgtTACCTTTGGGAATCTGTCCAACTATAGgatagagaccctcaccttcaaggtagTCGGGTTCCTCCTGGTCTACCACACCATTTTGGGGAGGCCATGTTACACAAAGtttatggccatccccaactacacctacctcaagctcaagttGTCAAGCCCacacagggtcatcaccatcagcacttctttctagagggcctatgagtgcgaggtcgagagcTGCAAGCTCACTTTGGCAACCCTCACTTCTAAGGAGCTCGCAGCCATCGGGAAGGACATCACCGAAGGAGCGCCCGATGCAAAGCGAGCGGCTGGATCCTTTGAGCCTACAGAGAATGTCAAGGAGGTCCTCGTCGACCCCAACAACTCCACCGACAAGACGGTGCACATTGGCACCACCCTCTCCCCCAAGTAGGAAGGCGCACTCGTTGTCTTTCTCCGCGCCAATTGAGACATCTTTGCGTTGAAACCCTTGAATATGCTGGGAATTCCGAGGTAAGTCACCAAGCATGCCGTAAAGATCAGGCTGGGCTCTAGGCCGGTCAAACAATGCCTTCACCGCTTCAATGAGGAGAAACAGAGGCTCATTGGTGAATAAATCGCTAAGCTCTTGGCAGTCGGTtttatcaaggaagtataccacccggAGTGGTTGTCCAATCTCAATCTTGTAaaaaagaaaagtgggaaatggtggatgtgtgtcgactacatgagcctcaataaggcatgcccaaaggatccatttcctttgccatgcatagactagGGAGTCGACttgacctcagggtgtgaaaccctatgcttccttgatgcgtactctaggtaccatcagatcacaatgaaagagtctgaccagctcacgacttctttcatcaccccgttcgggTCGTTTGGCTATGTTACGATGttgttcggactcaagaacgttgGGGCCATGTACCAGTGTtgcatgaccaaatgctttggagacctcattgggtgaaccattgaggcttaCGTGGATGACATtatagtcaagtccaagcgaacCAACCAGCTCATggctgacctagagcagaccttcaagAAGCTCTAGGAAAacagcatcaagctcaaccctaagAAATGTGTCTTTGGCgttccaaggggcatgctgctcggattcattgtctccgagcgtggcatcgatgCCAACCCGgtaaaatctcagccatcatgaaGATAGGCCCAATTCTGAACCTAAAGGGAGTTCAAAAGATTATTGGGTGCCTCACAGTGCTTAGTCGCTTTATTTCATGCCTTGGTGAGCGGGGCTCCCCTTTTACCGGCTCCTAAAGAAAACCAACCGATTCACATGGATGCCTGAGGCTCGGGAGGCACTTTACAAACTCAAAGTGCTCCTAATGAAGGCCCTGATTCTGGTCCCACCGATGGAGGGAGAGCCGCTCTTACTTACATTTTAGCTATGACTCAGGTGGTCAGTGCCACCTTGGTTGTAGAGTGGagagaagagggacatgccctcaaggtACAGTGCCCCATGTACTTTGTTAGCGAAGTCTTGTCCGACTCCAAGACATGCTACCCCTAGATCTAGAAGCTCCTTTACGCTGTCTAATCACtaggaggaagctatgccactactttgacTCGCACTAGGTGACCATCATGTCATCCTTCCCCCTTGGTGAGGTTATCCAGAACTAGGAGGCCACGGGGAGAATCGCAaaatgggcactcaagctgatggatcaaggcgtcATGTACGCTCCACGAATGGCCATCAAGTCTTAGGTATTGGCTGACTTTATGGCCAAATGGACCGAGACCTAGATACCACCATCGACCATCGATTAGGAGTATTGGACGATGCACttcaatggatcactgatgaagaaggacaCTAGGGTCAGGTTGGCTTTCATTTTGCCCCTTGGGGTGCGCATGAGGTACGCAATTCGCATCCACTTCCTagtttcaaataatgtggctgagtatgaggcactcatcaatggcttgcgcatcgccattgagttgggcatccgacggctTGACATCCGAGGTGACTCGCAactggtcatcgaccaggtcatgaaggagtcaagttgtcacaacaccaagatggctgtGTATTGTCATGAAGTTCGACaattggaggacaagtttgacggcctcgagctcaaccataTCCTGAGGTGGCTCAATGAAGCAACCGACACgttagcaaagatggcatcgagcTGAGAGTCAGTCCCCATCGGCATCTTTGCTAGCGACCTGCACAAGCCCTCGGTCTGATATAAGGAACCAAAACTGACCGGCAACGAGCCACCAGTTCTGGGCTCAGGGGCTAGCTGACCCTCAGTTCTATTCGACCCAGAGGTCATGGAACTCGTTGAAGACCTAGTGGCATAGCctgactggagaacaccttatcTCGATTGCCTCCTTCACGAGGTGCTCCCTATcgacaagatggaggctcgatggctcacgCGTCGCACCAAGTCCTTCATCGTCAttgaaggggagctctacatatGTAGCCTCACCGAAATCTTGCAGCGCTGCATCCCTACCGAGCAGGGGAAGGATCTGCTAGAAGACATCCATGGAGGGGTCTGCGGACATCACGccacacctagaaccttggtcggAAATGCATTCCAGCAAGGTTTCTACTCGCCAACCACGGTGGCTGATGCCGAGCATGTCGTATGCACCTataaaggatgccagtactatgcttagCAGACTCACCTGTTGGCCTAAGcgctccagacgatccccatcacatggccgttcttGGTCTGGGGCTCGACTTAGTAGGGCCCCTCAAGAGGGCGCCTGAGGGCTTCATGCACTTACTTGTCGCTATGGACAAGTTCatgaagtggatagaggctcagcCGATCAccatgatcaaatctgagcaggccGTGTTGTTCTTCACGGACATGATCCACCAATTCagtgtcccaaactccatcataaccGACAATGGCACACAATTCACGGGGAAGAAATTCCTTCGGTTCTACGATGACCATCACATCCGCATTGACTGGGCCGCCATAGTGCACCCCCACATGAATGGGTAGGTTGAGTgcacaaacggcatggtcctacagggcctcaagcctaggatcttaaaccggttgaacaagtttggcagacggTGGGTCGTCGAGATTCCCgtggtactctagagcctaaggacgtcCAGCAGCCGAGCAACCGGTTACATGTCGTTTTTCATGGTCTACGGCTCCA harbors:
- the LOC136536920 gene encoding uncharacterized protein; its protein translation is MKQLTKELMDGGSGLNIMYVETLDAMGIDRMRIRPTRVPFHGIMPRKQAIPIRIETLTFKRAYECEVESCKLTLATLTSKELAAIGKDITEGAPDAKRAAGSFEPTENVKEVLVDPNNSTDKTVHIGTTLSPK